In Nymphaea colorata isolate Beijing-Zhang1983 chromosome 10, ASM883128v2, whole genome shotgun sequence, the genomic stretch CTTGCCTTCGCACGTGCGGGAGGAGCCATGAGAGCCGTGCTTCCGCTTCCTTCCCTTAGGGGTACGTGCGACAGACTCACATTGGTGTATCTATATCTACATGCAGGGCTGCATGTACACATGATCATGCCATTTTTTCCCCGTTATTTCGTTCTTTTGTAAAATACACCTTTTTGCATAATGGGTTTTCACTAACTCTTCCACTGGATGTAGTTATCAGTTAATATTTctattgatctctctctctctcgctctctctctcatggttGTCCTGTAAAGTGATTATAGTTTATAAGGTTCTGCAGTCATGTAATTTGGCTCCCGTTTTTTCTGTTCAAATCGAAGTTCTGCTGGCCTATAATAATCGGAGAATTGCACTGTGGTCTGTGGGCGCAAGAAGCTGGTTTCGACGATAATGGAACATAATGTGTGCGTATCATGTAGAAAGGGTAGTTGGAGTCTGATGGATGCTAAAATGAGAAGTAGGAAAGCCTAAAGCTTCTGCATTTTCGATCATGAGTGTCGACCCTTCCGAGTTTCCTTCCTTTCAATTATTATCATTCTAGTTGGAGTTGACTAAACTAATGGTAGTCCGCGTTTCTCTTGATCCTTCCCTAACAGCGTAGGCATCTTTTTAGCAGCATGTGATGCTGACATGCGTTTCTCTTTTTTGTCTAAGCTTGCAGCACTCACTGCTTCCGAAGATCTTTCTCCATTAGTTGTATTTCCATTACTCCATCACTGGAGTTGCTGTGAGTAtcagcatatttttttttaatctgccATGGGTTGCGTATTGAGCTATCCTTTCCATTGCCATCACTGTCAAGACCGTcattaatgtttttctttcagcATTTTTAGTTTAAATTTGCCTTTTTGATGGCTGCATATCTAACTTCATCTTTCCTAATGTATCTGGTGTTCCACATCTTCTATAGTGTCCAAAGACGTCGAGTTCTATATGGTACTACAGGTTTACCCTTTATTTAGGCCGTCATAATGGAATATTTTTGGAAACGGACAATGGTTGCAATCTAAAGACATTATAAGTATCCGTTGGACACAACCAGACTTTGGCGACATAATATAGACTCGAAAACTTTCCAGACTTACGCTGTTGCTTTCTTgacatgttcttgtttctgttgttttttgTCCAGTGGACTGTCACGACCTCCTGCATCCTCATACCTCATGTTCTCAAACTTCTAGCTTTTCAAACCAGTTCATTTAATTCCCCATTGTTTAACGCTTCCTTGGTCTTTCTTTGATAGTCGAAATAGAAAATCGTGTTAGTTCTGGACATTCTTGTAGGAGCGGCGACTTCAGTAGAGAGATACTCGTGAAATATAACCCTAGCTGCGTTCTTCACAGTTTGGACGGTACTGCTTCGTCGGTCTGATAGAGAATCAGTGAACAGTCTCAAATATACCTGACCTGCACTCTCTCTATAGCTGAGGTCCAGCCGCACGAGCTCTTGCAGACAGCCATTGCGTCTGATGAGAGCTCCATATTCTCGTGGCcgatatatattttttgctggAAATGTTGGAGTTTGCTTGGTAGGTTGGATCAGTATGGGCGAAATCTGACACGCATAGTATTGATATCGATTTTATGGCGTAGGGTTATAATTTGCAGTTATGATGACCCCCGATTCGTGCGCTGAAGGTCAGAGGGATTCCACTTGAAGTACGGGTTGTAGGACAGCTAGCTATTCCCCGTGGGACGACCAAAGGGGTCTCCGTCCTTGAGCAATCCGGCCTGAATAAATGTCCGCCCTCCCTTTTGCTCGAGCTCGTCTCAGGTTTTAACATCTtagagttttaaaattttgaccgGATCTTgaaattctttgtttgaaagGCACATCACTTGAAGGCAGGCACGGGTATCTCAAAATCCATAGATTTAACAACAGTCTAGACGATAATTGGCTTTACATttgtcttgtttgttttttcgaAGTTGACTAAGGAATTTATGAAGTCGACTGCTCCGAAGAGAGGCCGGCCATAGCCTTTTCTTTGTTCCTCTAGCTCTTTAGAGCTTGCTTCGGGACCAATATGGTCCAGGAAAGTATGAGGCCGCCGCCATTGCCATTGGAGCCAACCCAACCACCCCCTTTTATGTGTACTGCACTCTCCACCCAGTTGTACTGCACTTGAGAAAAAATGCAGAATTTGCAAGCAAAAATTGACTAAAGAAAAACGATCGGGGACACAGACAGTGCAACCTTTTGATGATTCTTCACACACTAGCTTTAACCTGTGGTTCATCGTTGACATCACCAGCAAAATAAGgttcataaaagaaaatttaaatgaGTCATACCTTTAAAAGTTCATTGCTTGCAAAGGCAAACAGTTTACGGATGTAAAATTTAACTTGAACAATTGATTTGCATAACTTAAATTCAAGATGGGGATGGCCTTGTTATATCAAACAACTTCTGGATCTTCCAATGCCCAGATTGGCATTCTGTAAAAGGGAACATATTTGTCATCCACAAGTCAATGATCAAATGGAGAATCCATTTAGAGTTAAAGAGAGATTCCCAAGGTTTTCCCCATCATCAAGCTGGCAGTCTGCGCGCGTGATCTTCTTTTGGAAGATTGAAATACGCTTTGGGGCCATTATGCTTTTCTTGCTTTATGAAATTCTTCCAGTTTATTTCGTATTTCATGCAATGGGTTTTTCTCCCAGTCTAATTCCATCGCATCTTGGGCATGCAGAAGCGATTGATTAGACGTCGTCACAAAGTAAGTGGGTTAAAGAAACGCGTAAACTACGAAGGCCGGCGCCGTCACTTCTGAAACCAAGTGCAGAACTTAGGACACGCAAAACCAAAGGGTGGGTGATGACTAATGAGAATTAGTCGTTAATAGGACAATAAATCACAGTTAAGATCATCATAAATCGTCACAGCATTATAAATCATTGTTTATGCCAAtgcactgatttttttttagtttaaattttgacaatCCGGTAACATTGAATCTTCTTGTCGAAGTTCATCTTTTACATCAACTTGGGGAATTTGATTAACTGCCACACTAATTTTTTATGTATCTCGTTTCTTCTTTTCGTGGTTATTGGGGTTAGGCAGATCCTTTGCCAAATTATTCAAAGAGATGATCTATAAAGTAGCTCTTGCAGCTTCAGGAAGATTTAAATGGAGGCCAGTTGTTATATGTATGGACCTCAATCTTCAACTTTATGTAGAGATTCACTAAGTCGAGCCCAGCTGTTCTAGCATGAACAGCATCATGTTGAACTTGGCTCACCGAAATGGTGGAATTAACCACGAAATGCTGAATATAGCTTCTTTTTGTACAATAATTTAActtcataataataataataatataattatCATTTTAATGATCACCATTTTAATGATTTTGGTGGTCCTAGTGATGATGAGAACCATAATAACGAAGTACACAGTACGCTGTCATCTCAAAGTTTCAATAGATGTGGCGAAATTGCTCGTCACATGCACATCGTGTCGTCTTATGTCGGTGTAATATTTGAAACTATTAAGCTGAAAGTGATAGTGATAAATAATATAgtgaagataaagaaaaaaaaaaaccatttattTGGCCCAGAAAATTCAATTGATTGCTCTAGGAAATTAATGGAGTTCCATCCGAAGAAGGGgaaattttttatatgagaTTTCCAAGCGCTTGTGCTCAAACCCTAACAAAGAACATGTTAGTAATTTAGTTTTTCATGTTGCAAAACGGAACCACTTTCATATTTTTGGACGATCTTAAATTCAAGTAAGTACTCGTTATCATTTCTTTCCAAATGAAACTCCCTTTTACAATTTGGAAAGTGTCGatcatttttctgaaattatttAATTAAACATTATATTAAGATAtcatataagtttttttttatctaaatccTCTTCTAAATCTGCGGGTTGGTGTGGAGAAAGTAACCACTcgccttaaaaaaaaaatagaaaaaattattttactgTTATCGGCTTTATATCGATATATTTATTTAAGCACAATTTTAAGAAACAAATAGCGGAAATAAGCAACTGGATAGGAGACGTTACGGACGCCACCTTTGCACGTCCGCAGACGTTACTTGATACCTATCTTTTAAATTGTGTTTAATCCCATGGAGCACCTCCTTTCTCTCAAAATTTGATGTGCTACCAGAGTCTGAAAATTGGTTCCGCCAAGAACCTCAGCATGAACAAACAACATTTGGTCTATCTAGGGGTCATCGGATTTAACCCCAAGAAATGTTTATGGATTTAACATCATGTCTCAAATGAGGTTTAAGAGTTAACAGCAacatccttttttgttttttaaaaagttttgatCATCAAATGGATTAATATAAGATCAGAAGGAGATGAGCCGATGTGAAGTCTTGCTTAGACGAGAAGAAAGAACCCATGGGATGGTGAACgaacaatttcaaatgaaattaGTCATAAAATTAGCTACTGAAGTAGAAAAATTTAAGCGTATTGGAAGGCGGCGGGCGCTTCGGCAAATGTAGTGTAGGAGTTTTTGAAACTGCGCAGGCAATTTTCCTCGAATCCATCGTCGTTTCTTTTgcccccttcctcttccttccctGTCAAGCAAACGATCCTCAAGCGTCGAGATCGAGCAGAGGCAGAACAATCCCCCTGTTCATACCAGTGGCTTCGTCGTCAGAGCTCCGTTCAGCAGCACCAGGGCAACAGGCATGAGGCGCGCCAGCACCACCTTCGTCAGCAACAACGGTTTCCGTAATGCACCTTTTTCATCTTCGTCTTCATCGTCCCTCACAAGCACACACTGGATCAATGTGGATGGCAGAACCATCCTGACCACCGTCACGAGCGACCCACGAGTCATAGACGACTGGTTCGGAGGGGTCATGTCGAAGACCTACCGGCGTGGCCTGGTCGTCGGTCTCGACTGCGAGTGGAAGCCCAACTTCATCCGAGGCCAGAGCGAAAACAAGGTCAGCATCCTCCAACTCTGCGTCGGCGCCAAGTGCCTCATTGTGCAACTCCTCTACCTCAACTGCTCTCAGTCGCTGACGAGGTTCCTCATGCACCCCGCCATTGTCTTCGTCGGCGTGGGGATCCAAGGCGACGTCGATAAGCTACGCCGAGACTATGGAATCGAAGTTGGTCCACAGAGGTTCGATTTGGGGGAACTTGCGTCGTCCACGATGACTAGGTTCGACCTTCGTAATATGGGATTGAAGATCTTGGCCAGGGAGGTTCTTGGGCTCGAGATATCGAAGCCTAGGAGTATCACCTTGAGCAACTGGTCAGTGGCTGGCCTCACAGAGCGACAGATAGAGTATGCCTGCGTTGATGCGTACGTCTCGTTTGCCATCGGGATGAGGCTGCTAACGCGCCACGTCTAATGGTGATCATGTGAGACGAGTTCTACAATGGTCGCATGGGTTTTTGGGGTTCTCTGGGGAGCAAGGGATATTACATATTAGGATGTTTTGGTTTCTGAACTTTGTTTTGGTTTGGTGGTAACTCTATTACTGCAGTTTTTGTTAGTGGAGTCGAGTGGTGGATTTTTGGGAAGCTTGACGTTGAGAATGTTTGCAAAAGAGTTAAGTTCCCTTTGTAGAAAGGCAGCATTCTGTGAATGTAGGATCAAGTAGACTATCTAATCTAATGGCGTTTATATGAGGTCTATCTATAGTTCCATGCGTTGACCTGGTTTGT encodes the following:
- the LOC116263145 gene encoding 3'-5' exonuclease-like, which codes for MRRASTTFVSNNGFRNAPFSSSSSSSLTSTHWINVDGRTILTTVTSDPRVIDDWFGGVMSKTYRRGLVVGLDCEWKPNFIRGQSENKVSILQLCVGAKCLIVQLLYLNCSQSLTRFLMHPAIVFVGVGIQGDVDKLRRDYGIEVGPQRFDLGELASSTMTRFDLRNMGLKILAREVLGLEISKPRSITLSNWSVAGLTERQIEYACVDAYVSFAIGMRLLTRHV